The Vanessa atalanta chromosome 6, ilVanAtal1.2, whole genome shotgun sequence region cCATATCTTTGATTTAAGTAGGTATTTATTAGTAGTACCAATGACTATGATgattactttttcttaaataaataataatatatatatttcacagaTCAACTAaagttaatgtatatttttattattgattacgaaagcgttatataaaatagaataaataatttatatataaacatgtgCTGTtcacaaaaatatcaaacatttaaatgtaatttcaggtatctacaattttttaataaaaaaatatagtcagtGTAAAAgttaatttctaaattaattatatttacaactgTTGGGCACGCAAAACATTGTATAAtactctgtttatttattttttgctaaatgtattttttttctataatatttacatttgttataaatatttaatgttatacacttacaaattacaatttatattaaaccataacatattaaattagtcTCGATGAAATTTTTATCTTACGTAAGTGCACTTAACATGGAACTTAACATTATTGCACAaagataatatacttttttttaagtttgaatttgttttatttttttgtatgtaaataattaatcgaagacaatgagatttagacatagactaaattactactttttactaatatgtaatattattaaaaatagtgatttaattagtaaatagtaCCGCAACAATATATTGTTGCAATACTAATTTTGGGATAAAATCGTGTAGAAAGTCgattcgtttttttatataacgaatAATACGTGGTATTAACAGGAAACTACCGCCTGATGGAACAACTTAtcgtaaatgaaataattcgctttcaattttaatatatttgccaatcagtatttaatttaatatatttgtcatttatatgaaaaaaaatataatatgaaatgtgTAATAAACACTTTTATAATAAGCGGTGGGTcaattgtttcaaaatatatgtgttttttcTGGTTCTATAGTTAATTTGTTTCTAATGTTAATtgcctaaatatttaattgtattctatTCATATATAGCTaggtattttaatgtattattttgatattcaattattttatggtGTGTATGGTGATTGCAGTTCCTAGGATACTTTGATTACTCTGATTCCTTTGTTACTGTGGTATACTGTTTGCAGTATGATGATGGACGGTCATTATGGAAGATTCTCGTAAGCACATGCACTAGAATAGACATGGGCGTTTTTAAGCAAACCAATATATTTCTAAGGCGCTACTGAAAACTGATTTTAAAATCTGATTTTAGTAGCGCCTTTCCTCGGCAATTTGAATACGTTCTTAGATTTCGAGTTTGtagataacaatttattaaagtatcacATTTATTGTTTGACACAATTGAGTTTTGATATAACTAAtgcaacatttaatatttcaactttGCCAATACAGCGACCAACATGTGATTGATTTAGATAAGACATATTTTTCAATCATCAAAACAAAGCGAACTGTCGAAAATTTTGTAGCGGTAAATGGACTGAcggtttcattattttattgaatgtaaaatcatttacaaatttaaatctttttccgtattaaataactaaaggCTTAAATAGGAATGatgagttattttttgttttgttcagTACTCTACTAAGCAAtggaaacaaaaaaattttttactttatcacatagtaaatctttgaaattatgtatctaaaatgataatttatttagagtgttttttatattttttttttaacaaagaagatataagataatatgaagtaaaataaaaacaagagttatcataattactttattcattaacataattattatctatttcaaTTCGTAAGTTACATTGCTTTGTTTTACGAATTTTATCCCTTAGGTCATCAGATTTTTGTTTGCGGGTTGTCAAAATTTGTCTTAAATCACTTTGCTGTGGTGCATTTGCATCATTAACTTCTAATCTAGACCACACAGAGTTTTTTGTGCTACTGGCTACTTTCTGTACCCTGCTCATCATATTACTATCCAACCCATTGGAGGGACTTTCATCACTAGAATATGATTTATCTTGTACCACCTTTACTCCCAGTCgtgattgaatatttttatgagtaCTTTTTACAGGTCtttctttatatttgaatttgtcaGAAACTATTTTTGTTTCCTTAGGCATAAACATACTTCTGGAATTCATAACCTCAATAGATAATGGCGCATAGTTGTCATTTTCCTCATCTATGTTTTGATGTATGGGGTTAAGTTTGACTTGTTTTGATTCTTCGTCATCAGCATGCATTCTCATTCTGGgagttttaattttctttttccaTTCTGAATCTGAATCACTACTTTCCTCCTCatcttcaatattataatttctcttTCCAAGTCTCATTGCtaaccttttattttttaactgtatAGTTTCAGTTGGTTCTTCAGACTTATCCTCATAATCAGATTTTGtcaattttctttgaaatatttcttgGTGATCATAAACACCCCAAGATCTACATAAATCACCCCAAGGATTCTTACTAGTATTATTACCACTTTCGAAATTTTGAGTATCTTTAACTTTTCGCTCTGGTATTTTATCTGTAACCTTTTTATCACTGTTTGTTGCAAAACGCATTAAAATTGTATCACTTTTTGAATGTGGCACACCTTCTCGCCAATGGTATGAAGACTTTTCTAATAACATCTTCTTGACATCATCATTAGTTATTTCTTGGGAATGCACTAACAATGCTAATGCAACAGATATATTATCTTGACAAACAATGTTAcctgaaaaaaacaaattaataaacaaaactctGATGTAATTGCtgttataaaatctaaaataatactaattgaGTTGAATATTAGATATCTTGGAACAGAATGTGGGggcaaatattttagtaaacgcTACTGATAGTTCatatgcctaatttgtgtttatatttcatctaaGCAGTAAAACAATATACAGTAAAGGAACTCGCATAAGTCAAAACTTTGTGAATTAAACTCTAACCTTTTTTCTCAAGAGCAGACCTTAACCCCACAGTAGGacatagatttataaaaaaaaaaaacttacatgaaTTGGCACCCACCCATTCCAAAGACACTGgcttataatcttttaaatattcaaatatttcctTTGTGGTCAAACCACCGACAccatttaaatgtaatgtatcaAATCGGAAATGTCTTTCGTTTCCACTTTCAATTCCACAGTTACTGTACAGCTCATCAATTTGATTCTGTGTTACCAATTTATGCCCAGTTAAGTTTAAGCCAAATCTTTTAGCTCTATCTTCCAACTTTGAAGCATCGACTTTATTTAACTGTTCGACAATAAGCCCTTCCTTATCGGCTCTATAAAACTGAAATCAGACGATCACATAATGATGTCACAATTAGACTAAAAAACAAACCAAGCTGCACAAAAATGTCATACCAAAGTACTTTTATTATCCAACAATTTATGGGACGATTGCTCGTCATCAACAAGCATTTCTGTATCATCACTCATTTCACCTTCTTCTCTTTCTTGctccataatttattttctgtgaTCGATAAATATATCaccttataaatacaaatagcaTGAATATTTGGTCCGACTTAAACTCAACAATCCATTTTCTTTGATTGATTGTTTATATAGTTTATGCACCTTAAAATCAACATGTAGTagagaaatatataattgaacacatcattaacatttacaatgaagaattaaattattaaactaagaAAGACATTGTACACATTACCAAAGACAATATAAGCACAGTGGTGACAAAGAGTGGTGAATGGAAATAATGGAATCGGGAATGGTCATTGACCATAGAGTATACTTCCTAGTTTTTCTTTTACTGTTTTATAAGTTCTAAGCTCAccacagatatatttttgtttatcttacaaaatattataaaaagtacttaCTAATTTACCAGACCATAGCAATTTTACTGtatgtgtattaattttttgCGTTACTATAATTTCATTGTAGTCAGATATTGTTAATCCACATTGTGTTGGTAATAATGAAATATCTCACAAACTGCACTTTAATATTGTATGATAAACAAATTTGCTATATGCATGGTATGTATGTCTTGGTTGGtaggttttttataatatggtgTACAATGAAGAGTTCAGATTTGTCCACCGAGTACCCGCACCCAGTATTCAAAAATTAGATTTTCCATCTTACTGATTGACGTGTTCAGGATACAGTGTGAGCTTCCACTATTGCGTATGTATTGCGTTGTTATCATTATTGCGTATAAACTATCTGAAAAAAGCAGGAAGCAGAAACGTGGCAGTCCCAACAGTGCTTTAAGTCAACATTTATAAGAACCTCTGCACATTCCGTCAGTCGGCAGCAAGATAAATGCCATAAATACTAAATAGCATCTCAAGAACTGGTAAATTAATGTACAGCCCTGCATGTGTAATTAGCCCTACCATTATGCTCTTGAGATTTGCAATCATTACCCGAAATCATTACCtggttttaattgaaaatagacataaatacttatattatacgcCTGATCTTTATTAATTGCCGCACAGTCTTTTTAAATGGTTGTTTTCTCTAAAAGATAGTGAATGGTAATCTTTAATATTCGCTGAGTAGGTGTTTGATCTTTCACTTGGCAGCACTGCTATTATTTGACTTTTGACAgtttatttgattgattataatataagacATCTTTCTGAATTCCAACTGAATACATTAAAgtgattataattacaatagtttaagatttcgatttaattcattattacatttaatatcacAACTAAATCTTATTcctaagaaatttattttgaacctATCAATAAATATGGCTTCGTATGTTGATATGAGTCTGgatgatataatacaaaaacagaAGAGGGGAATTTCtaggtaataataaaactttaaataatatatattatccgtTTATGTTCAGGTTGTAATTGTAACTTTAGCATTTAGTATTTACTTTAAGATTTATTCCACTTTCCGATAATACCCCAATCACATtgatcaaaatattttttaagttgaatCCTATTTGTTATTAGAGACAAAAAGTCAAAACAACTTGATTGTTTTCGGTGCATATACAATGTAAGGAgagatttttacattttacagtgTCATATTATCATTGTCTATAGGTGaatgtattttatctttacCAACAGTGaccttttttctaaaaaaactcAGTAGCACACACAAATGTTCTTTGAAATGAATGTCACAGATTGTAATTTTTACGAATCTCAAgaatattaattctataatCTGCTAACCTTATAGCTTCAGATCAACTGGCTCCGGTTATAGTATTTTCACATGTTGTTATATGTATTTCAGTTGTTATGTATGTAAGTCAGATGTCAGATTTGATTATTTTGGAATATCTGgcatgtaatattattgtaggTTATTAAGATGCCTGGTATTTATCGCAATATCTTACCCGAAGACACATGTgatctagtttttttttgcttataggCCTAAATCAAAAATGAAGAATCAATCTGTACcagcaaaacaaaaaattattgatgcaaggaataaaattatatcaaaaaagaGAACTCAAATCACCGATGCCAGGGAAAAATTAGCAGAGCTTGCAAGAAAGAAAGATGCACGCTTAAGATTAGAGCAAATGAGAGCAAAACGAGTAATGAgaaaatgtttttcaattttacaaataatgtttCTAATATTCTTGGTTAtgttattagttaaaaatatatataatttaactaatgattaacaatatttaaaaaaaagtcataatttTGATTCAAATTTTACCACTTCTGCTGGTGATAGAAAATATCTCAAAACTTGTAATGCAAGTTACAGCAATATATTTgtgatagtatttatatttataaaaataatagttattatagaATCACATTTATTAAGCTAGGtagaaaactaaaataataacaagcCCATATACATGATGTACttttcagtaatttatttttcaagtatGTACTTTAAGTATGTACTTTAaggtaaaatatgtaatttttattttttaatttaaacaggcAATGGGAAAAGTACAATGTGGAGGTTCAGTTAACCAAAATCatggaaaatttataaaagttcatACAAAACGGGAAAGAGGTaagttgtatattaatatacaaaaaagatgtttatttgcagcctattttattttttaagcttttaGTAGGCCTCCTGTGTCAGATGTGTAAAATTGCAAAATTTCTAACTTATTACATTcaataacatttcaataaatttttttcACTAAAACATAAAGGAAATTTTTATTCCGTTTGTGCTTGCTTGGGTGTGATGAAAATGTAAGTTTCTGTAGTCAGGGAAAAATAGAAACTACACATCAGaaaaatagaatacaataaaaatatttttcatgtctTCAAATGTTGGGTTGATCTGATATCAAAccaattttagatattatatgtatgcatattatatttaattaaataccagTCTTACAAGAAAGATTtgtcattatatatttcttacacaTTACTTGTTCCTATATATAGGTCCTACAGGTCCAAGTAATGTGGTCAGAATATAGGTTGTTTATCACTAACTGTAAGAAGTAAACTAAACTTGAGATGATGTTTACATTTTCAAATCAACAATTTCATTAAGTCTAGGTGACACttagtaaaattgttaaaaaactaTCATTTATAACATACTCAACTTACATTTAAAGCATATATGCCCAATATCCATTGAAAATGTCAcagagtttttttatatttgacaataatatatttagtaataatttttttttcttaattaccAGTGTTCACAGATCCTTCGAGACATGTTGTTTCACAGCCACTTGCAGCAAAAACTCTTAGAAAGCAAActcttactaataaaaaaaatattggtgatAGATCTATTGAAGCTAGGAGTTTTggtatattcttttttattaaaaattttaaaatgatttttattgtttttcgcattgtaaaatataatttataattaggcaaatatttaatttaaagatataattttaattttttttttattataagataatatacaACTTTGTGATATTTTTCCTTTTACAGCTAAATCTTCACTAAAGCCCATAATTCGTACAGTTGAAAATGATCTAGAAATTATTGACAATACCATGGATGAAGAATATGAGCCATTGAGAAAGTCATTTTCTAACCGTAAAGCAAGTTTACAACTCAAAATTGTTACccataacaatgaaataaacaggtatttttttttctatatctaaTATAGTGTTGCATAttgatagtccactatcgatagactatcgatagttaaggtgttagagaTAGTaccgatagtctatcgatagtatcgatagtatcaatagtattgcttacaaagagctagcgatactatcgatagtactatcgatatgatgaatagttttcgaggtcaactatcgatagttctgcaacgctgatcTAATATATCTGTTTAGtttcattataattgtaaaatttaattgcacATGAGTTAACTATATCAAACTTTTGttgccacagataaaaaataatattgttttttttttaatttatttttaagaactaCCAtagtagaaaaagaaaaaagtccACCAAGACCTCCATCAATTTTGAAAAAGAGACCTATGGCGGCCTTacgaattgaaaataaaactgaaaaattGGATAAACCTCACGAATATAGAATTATTGTGAGTAATTTACGCAGCACAGTGACAGGTGGAGATATTGAAGTAAGATTTTAATCTTCTCATTTTATGAAccttatcaaataaaatgcaaattacTACACAATAACCAATGCACATAAACATAcaacaaaaattcaaatattgggTCTTTGAATGTCattacttactaaaataaactgtaaataaatcaacaacaaACTAGTCAACATTGTAGTTACAATTGACAGAATTTGCAGTCAGAGCTTATAAAAGCTTTATTCCAAACATGCATATTTCCCTATATTGTAATGCATTCTGAGAATAACATTGTGTAAGCTTAAATTATTAAGGTAAATAGACAAATCATAACTTCATAAGGTTTGTCAACAACATTTATGTTAATGCAAAAtaagtagctttactttaaaatatctgtACAAATACTAATTTCCAATTGATTACTAATTCATAtggatgcaatttatttttcaataatttgtatattgtatattaatataataaacaaaaacaattttattataggaaTTATTTGGTGACGTTGGCGGCATGATAGAATCACGATTGGTTCGACCAGGAACagcagaaataatttataaaagtgttgAAGATGCCCAGAGAGCTGTAGATCTCTATCACAATAGGCAATTGGATGGACAGCCAATGAATTGTCTTCTTGTCACGCCCCGTTCAACATCTGCTGCCACTaggtataatatagtatattaaatagttactgatagtaaatttaatccaaaatttatattttgtgcgGTAATGTtgtatctttttaatatatcatgatAAAAATTTTTAGGAACAGTAACAAGCCTGCACTGTACAGCACAAACTCAAATGTGGAACCAGATATATCAACATTTCATAAGGTCTTATTTAGTAACTTTTAACAAGTATATCTCATGAAACGACAAAAGAAGAAGAATCAAGAAACATGTTAGATATAACTGAACtgagaatttaaattttcaatgggctttgtttattattattgtccatttaatttccaacattaactgcagaaaaaaataaaaatcttaaatccCTTTTCATCTTTTACTTTAACAACATTATCTACAATACCTTTACTGTTATTTTACTCATTTTACACCTCTATGACTCACTCTAGCGACTAATTTTCTACTGTAACATTAGactaaactttattaattaaaaaatatatataaaaaaatgcaaatatgtCATAAACACATTTATAGTTTGTATAAGCAGATTGCTAGCGTATTATCATCTATTATCGGTGATACCATCAACTTTCAACCATCAAAGTTGAGGAATGAGTTGTatcagataattaaaaataaataagatgtaattatatttattgaggtAAAATTATTAGGTTAACACAATGTCCCTATTTTATCTGTGATCTTCAAAAAAAATCCTACGTTGGAAATACATAGAGTATTGTAGACTTACGAAAATTATCTCACCTTAAAAAGTGTCAgccaaaatatatgtaataataaaatgccaGTATGGTGCTACTATAGCTACAGGATATCACCTGAAATTACGAAATCcgattttaaattagattaccagaataaattgaaaatagcgCCTAATGAAATCGGATGTCTATGTCCCTTTAATTCCGTTTTAGTCTACCGAATATTATTTCGTTCtttcaaagtattatattagtattattattactctatTCCCGTATATAAAACCATTTTCGCATGAAGAATAATCTTGTTCTATCAGTTTCAGTGCTTAACTGCCTGCCGcctacatttattttgtaactacGTGTCCCATTAGTTTAATACAAAAGGAAAGTAGTATATAATTAGTCATAACCGATAATTTCTTGCGGCCGGATTCAATTTTAATGCTCAGTCGGGCACGATTAAAAATGGCGCCAACTTATGTGAATAGCTTCGATAcacaaatttcaaataaataaaatgatccaTTAATAGCAAAAGaattatagatatacatatttttttaattgttcaaaTTATAGAAGATTGTAAAAGCATTTTCGATAGTAATGTCTGATACATAAATGACAAAACCATAAGATAACTTtgctttaattaacttaaagaattaataataaagtgacaatacaataataaagtgACCTATAACATttaacaagatatatttttttcacatctACTTAATTTTACCGCTCTGGGCATTGGCTCCGACTCCCGCTCCAGTGCGCTTTAGCGCTAGGCTCTAGATTCTAGAATAAAGCCGacgaatacataaataactattaccagctagatttaatattacatttcttCTTTAGTTCGGatctttgaaaatatgaataaaaaaaatgtgctttaaattattaatatatttattaatgttattttgcaAAGTGGAAACTGTATATTCTTCTTTTCAATGGCACTTTTTAAATCGCACTATAAGAGTATAAACAACATAAACTTCGTACAGAAAAACTGGTTTACTAATTACTGCTAGCTTCCGCATCCctctattatttatgtttattatcagTCATAGACCAGATTTTCTATCATTCGTTTCCTTTTCCTTAACGCTATACTACTGTCACCGTCGTGTTTCCGTCGGccattaatttatgtatttcgaTTTCGTGTGCGGCACCGCATTAGTTTGAGATTCTATACTCTTTTGTATTAAGTACTCtaattttatgaattcaaaggatcaatattaatttttatcaccGAAAGTGAAACCGCAAAATGGGTGACCGtaagcattatatattttttataactttaattgaaaacaaaacattttaaactcACAATTATGTTGGTTTTAGCTTACGCGTCTGGTGATTATAGTGGTGGAGGCGGCTATCCCGCTCAATATTCGATTCCTCCTCCGACTTTAAGCTCGAGTGAGAGTAGTTACAATCCAGGACAGCAACAAGGAAATTATAACCCAAGCGGCTATTCTGGGCAAAATTCCGGCCCTGCCTGGAATCAGCAAAGTTCAGGCAGTGAGTAAAGTTACTGGTATATTAACTCGCTTATTATAATTgtcatgattttttataaaaaaaaataatttcataggtGGGAGTGGAAGTAATTATGGAGCAAGTCAACAAGATAACAATTTCGGTCAAAATTTTGGGTCCAATTATGGAAGCGGGGGATACGACCGAAATAATGGTAACAACTACAACGTGAGTGGAAATGATCGTGGAGGAAGTAACTACGGTAATAGCGATCGTGGAAGCAGTTATGGGGGCAGCGATCGGGGTAGCGGCAACTACGGCGGCAGTGATCGTGGTAGTGGCTCTAACTATGGAGGAGACAGAGGAGGAAGTGGCTACTCTGGGGGTGACCGAGGATATGGTGGAGGTGATAGATCAAGCTACAATAGAGACGG contains the following coding sequences:
- the LOC125064548 gene encoding nuclear cap-binding protein subunit 3-like; this encodes MEQEREEGEMSDDTEMLVDDEQSSHKLLDNKSTLFYRADKEGLIVEQLNKVDASKLEDRAKRFGLNLTGHKLVTQNQIDELYSNCGIESGNERHFRFDTLHLNGVGGLTTKEIFEYLKDYKPVSLEWVGANSCNIVCQDNISVALALLVHSQEITNDDVKKMLLEKSSYHWREGVPHSKSDTILMRFATNSDKKVTDKIPERKVKDTQNFESGNNTSKNPWGDLCRSWGVYDHQEIFQRKLTKSDYEDKSEEPTETIQLKNKRLAMRLGKRNYNIEDEEESSDSDSEWKKKIKTPRMRMHADDEESKQVKLNPIHQNIDEENDNYAPLSIEVMNSRSMFMPKETKIVSDKFKYKERPVKSTHKNIQSRLGVKVVQDKSYSSDESPSNGLDSNMMSRVQKVASSTKNSVWSRLEVNDANAPQQSDLRQILTTRKQKSDDLRDKIRKTKQCNLRIEIDNNYVNE
- the LOC125064609 gene encoding polymerase delta-interacting protein 3-like translates to MASYVDMSLDDIIQKQKRGISRPKSKMKNQSVPAKQKIIDARNKIISKKRTQITDAREKLAELARKKDARLRLEQMRAKRAMGKVQCGGSVNQNHGKFIKVHTKRERVFTDPSRHVVSQPLAAKTLRKQTLTNKKNIGDRSIEARSFAKSSLKPIIRTVENDLEIIDNTMDEEYEPLRKSFSNRKASLQLKIVTHNNEINRTTIVEKEKSPPRPPSILKKRPMAALRIENKTEKLDKPHEYRIIVSNLRSTVTGGDIEELFGDVGGMIESRLVRPGTAEIIYKSVEDAQRAVDLYHNRQLDGQPMNCLLVTPRSTSAATRNSNKPALYSTNSNVEPDISTFHKVLFSNF